From Ancylobacter pratisalsi, one genomic window encodes:
- the leuB gene encoding 3-isopropylmalate dehydrogenase: protein MATHKLLLLPGDGIGPEVMAEVKKVVGWLDSHGFASFSIEEDLVGGAAYDEYGVPITDEAMARAFNADAILLGAVGGTKWANVAFEVRPEAGLLRLRKDLQLFANLRPAMCYPALADASSLKRDLVEGLDVLIVRELTGGVYFGEPKTITDIADGQKRAVDTQVYESYEIERIARVAFELARTRSNRVVSTEKHNVMKTGVLWKQVVSEVHGSEYGDVALEHQLADSCGMQLVRNPKQFDVIVTDNLFGDILSDVAAMLTGSLGMLPSASLGGVEEISGRRRALYEPVHGAAPDIAGKGIANPIAMIGSLAMALRYSFGLGEAADKLEAAISGVLADGYRTADIYSDGMKKIGTSEMGDAILAELGKAA, encoded by the coding sequence ATGGCGACCCACAAGCTGCTTCTTCTGCCCGGTGATGGCATCGGCCCCGAGGTCATGGCCGAGGTGAAGAAGGTCGTTGGCTGGCTCGATTCGCACGGTTTCGCCTCGTTCTCGATCGAGGAGGATCTCGTCGGCGGCGCTGCCTATGACGAATATGGCGTGCCGATCACCGACGAAGCCATGGCCCGGGCATTCAATGCCGACGCCATTCTGCTGGGTGCGGTTGGCGGCACCAAATGGGCCAATGTGGCCTTCGAGGTGCGTCCCGAGGCCGGTCTGCTGCGGCTGCGCAAGGATCTGCAGCTTTTCGCCAATCTGCGCCCGGCCATGTGTTACCCCGCCCTCGCGGATGCCTCCAGCCTCAAGCGTGACCTGGTCGAGGGGCTCGACGTGCTGATCGTGCGCGAGCTGACCGGCGGTGTCTATTTCGGCGAGCCCAAGACCATCACCGATATCGCCGATGGCCAGAAGCGCGCGGTGGACACCCAGGTCTACGAATCCTACGAGATCGAGCGCATCGCCCGCGTGGCTTTCGAGCTCGCCCGCACCCGCAGCAACCGGGTCGTTTCCACCGAGAAGCACAACGTCATGAAGACCGGCGTGCTGTGGAAGCAGGTGGTAAGCGAAGTGCACGGCTCGGAATATGGCGACGTGGCGCTTGAGCACCAGCTCGCCGATTCCTGCGGCATGCAGCTCGTGCGCAATCCCAAGCAGTTCGACGTCATCGTCACCGATAACCTGTTCGGCGACATCCTCTCCGACGTCGCGGCGATGCTCACCGGCTCTCTTGGCATGTTGCCCTCGGCGTCGCTGGGCGGCGTGGAGGAAATCTCCGGCCGCCGCCGGGCGCTTTACGAGCCCGTGCATGGCGCGGCGCCGGACATCGCCGGCAAGGGCATTGCCAACCCCATCGCCATGATCGGCTCGCTGGCGATGGCGCTGCGCTATTCCTTCGGCCTCGGCGAAGCCGCCGACAAGCTTGAGGCGGCCATCTCCGGCGTGCTGGCCGATGGCTACCGCACGGCGGACATCTATTCAGACGGCATGAAGAAGATCGGTACGTCCGAGATGGGCGATGCCATTCTTGCGGAGCTTGGCAAGGCGGCCTGA